Below is a window of Nitrososphaerota archaeon DNA.
AGGGATTTGCCCGAGATGATGCGCGCCAGGTACTTCTTCCTCTGGCTATCGCTGCCGAACCTGTGGAGGCCCTCGGCTACTGCGTTGTGGATCTCGACGCTCAGCGCCACCGAGGCGTCGGCCGTCCCCAGGAGTTCGATGGCGTTGGCATAAACCGAGAATGGGAGGCCCAGCCCGCCGTACTCCGCAGGAAAGGGTATCTGGCACATCCCCTGGTCGAAGAGCGCCTTTCGGGGCCCCTTGATCGAGATGACGCCGCTGTCGAGCTTTGGCGAAACCGGGAGAATCTCCTTCTCCATGAACTCCCCCAGGGCGGACAGGACTTCGGAGTACCCTTCGTGACCATCGGGATAGAATATCTCCATCAGCCGCCTGTGTTCGGCGCTGTATATCGCCAAGATGAGAGACTTCGGATGCTCCGATTTTGGGAGGGATTTAATGGTTCTCATGCTGAGACGAGAATTCCTAAAGTGGGACGACGCGACGGCCAGGGCGTGGAGTTAGCCGACCGGCTGGCGCAGTACGTGCTCTCGACGAAGTATTCCGGCCTGAACGGAAGGACGGTCAAGGAGATGGAGACGAGGATCGTGGATGCGCTCGGCTGTGCCATCGGAGCATTCTACGAAGAGCCCGTCAGGATCGCAAGACGGTCAGTGGAGGGGTTGAGCCGGGGCGGCGGGTCAACGATTCTGGGGACCGCCTTCAGCACCTCACCCGACCTGGCGACCTTCGTCAACGGGCTGATGGTTCGCTACTTCGATTTCAACGACACCTACCTTTCGAAGGAGCCGGCGCACCCGAGCGACAACCTGGCTCCGTGCTTCGCAGTGGCCGAGACCGAAGGCTCGACCGGGAAGGACCTCATCGCAGCGGCCGTGGCAGCCTACGAAATCCAGTGCAGGCTCTGCGACGCGGCTGACATCAGGCACCGGGGCTGGGACCACGTCAACTACGGGCTCGTTTCGTCGTCCCTGGCAGCCGCGAAGCTGATGGGGCTCGGCAGGAAGGAGGCGACCCATTCAGTGAACATCGCGCTCAACGGCCACATAGCCATGAGGCAGGTGAGGGCGGGCGAGCTCTCCATGTGGAAAGGGGCCTCGTTCGCCAACGCCGCAAGGAACGGAGTGTTCGCGGCGACCCTGGCGAGGGAGGGGATGACCGGACCTGCCCCCATCTTCGAAGGGGAGATGGGTTTCTTCAAACAGGTGTCGGGACCCTTCGATCTCGACACCGAGTCGTTCGGGGGGAGAAGGGGGAGCTACAGAGTCAACGAAACCTACGTGAAGTATTGGCCGGCGGAATACCACGCGCAGTCAGCCATCTGGGCGGCCCTCGAGGTCCGAAAGAAAGTCAAGGACGTCCGGGGCCTGGAATCCGTGCTGGTGGAGACACACGAGGCAGGCTACACCATCCTAGGGAAGGGCAGGGAGAAGTGGGCCCCGGGAACCAAGGAGACCGCCGACCACAGCCTGCCGTTCATCGTGGGGATGGCGCTGCTCAGGGGGAAGGTGGACAACTCGACCTACTCCGCGCGCAACCTCAAAGACCCTGCGAACATCGCCTTCCTAGAGAAGATCAGGGTCGTCGAGGACCCAGGGCTCACGGCTAAGTACCCCGATAGGGGGATGCCCAACAGGATCAGGGTCAGGGAGGCGGGAGGGAAGGAGGCAAAGGCCCAGGTCGACGTCCCGAGGGGACATCCGAGGAACCCGATGTCCAAGGAGGACGTGGAGGCAAAGTTCCTTGGCCTCTGCGGAGGGCACCTTGGCAAGGCACGGGCGAAGGATGCCCTCAGGCGGCTGTGGAAGCTCGAGGAGGAGAAGGACATGGGCGAGGTCCTTGGGCTCCTTCGCGTCAAAAAGCGCTCGAACGCTTAAAGCAAGTCCAGAACCGAGTCGCATGGTTTGAGAATCGCCCTCGGTTTCAACCCGGTATTGGGCATGGCAGAGGCGGCCCTTCTCGCCTCGAATGCCGAGAAGCTGGGATTCGACTCGATCTGGATGCACGAAAGCCTGTTCCAGCGCGACGTGGTCACCTACCTTTCGGCCATGGCTGCGGCTACGACCAGGTTACGGCTGGGTTCAGGGGTGATCAATACTTTCACTAGGCACCCGGTGACTGCCGCGACGACCTTCGCCACACTCTCGGAGCTTTCTGGGGGTAGGGTTACTCTGGGGATAGGCCTCGGAAGCTTCCCTACGATTCCATTGATAGGCCATCAGATCTTTCCTGTGGAGAAGACCAAACCTATGCGTCGCATCAAGGAGTACGTCCAGGTGGTGAAGATGGTCTGGGAAGGGAAAAAGGTCGATTTCGAGGGCGAATTCTTCCAGGTGCACAACCTGACCTTGGGGTTCAAGGTCGCGAGCGAGGTCCCAATCTTCATCGCGTCTCTCTCCCCCAAGACCCAGGCATTCGCCGCGACCGTCGCGGACGGCGTCATACTTTCTCCCGCCCTGAACAGCGCCTGGGGGACCGAGCGCATGGTGGGAAACGTGAAGAGGGGGGAGGCCAAGAGAGGCAAGTCAGTGGAGAGGGCCTCGTACATGCTGACATCCCTTGACCCCGACCCGAGGAAGGCCACACAGGCGGTCAGGGACTACTACTTCTTCCTCTACCAGCTTTCGGAGGTCGTGCGTCCAGAGGTCCTCGCTCCCTACGGGGTAACCGAGGATCAAGTGAAGCCAATGAAAGAAGCGTGGAAGAGGGGGGACCTCCCAGAGGCGAAGCGGCTGATCCCCGACCAGGCGATCGAGTCGCTAACCATCACAGGCAACGGAGACCACGCTTCGGAGAGGCTGGAGGATTATGCGAAGGCAGGTGTGACCCTCCCCATTGCCATGCCAATCGGGAACGTCGAGTACGCCATGGGCGAACTGGCGCGAGCCAGAGACTAGGGAGTAAGCCGAGTCTCGGCCGCCTCGAACAAAGCGCTCAGATCGGGAGCTTGACCTGGAGGAAGATAGAGAGCAGCAGTGACCCCATGTAAAGGAGAGCGAACTGAAAAGCCAGGGCCGCCGTCCGAGGGTCTGCGTTGTCCGGGATGGGGCCGTCAAACATCCTGACGAGACGGCGCGCCGCGGGGGCCGTGAGGAAGACCACAAACGACCAGACCGATAGAGTCTGCGCGACGATTCCCGCGACCACCAGCAGGTAGGTCAGCCCGAGGAGGGCGGCGTAGACCTTGGCTGCGGTGGGCGCACCGAGGACTACGGCGAGCGTGCGATTCTTCATCGACCCGTCGTAGGCGATGTCGCGGATGTTGTTGGCCAAGAGCACCAGGGCCACCAGGATCCCGATCGGCAGGGCGGCCAGCACTGGAGCCCAGGAGTAGGCGCCGGTCTGCACCACGTATGACCCCAGCGGAATGAGGAGCCCCCACATGGCGAAGACGGTCACCTCGCCGAGGGCCCGGGCCTTGAGGACCACCGGGTCGGCAGTGTAGAAAACGCTTCCGACTATGCCGGCCCCGAGCACCATT
It encodes the following:
- a CDS encoding MmgE/PrpD family protein yields the protein MELADRLAQYVLSTKYSGLNGRTVKEMETRIVDALGCAIGAFYEEPVRIARRSVEGLSRGGGSTILGTAFSTSPDLATFVNGLMVRYFDFNDTYLSKEPAHPSDNLAPCFAVAETEGSTGKDLIAAAVAAYEIQCRLCDAADIRHRGWDHVNYGLVSSSLAAAKLMGLGRKEATHSVNIALNGHIAMRQVRAGELSMWKGASFANAARNGVFAATLAREGMTGPAPIFEGEMGFFKQVSGPFDLDTESFGGRRGSYRVNETYVKYWPAEYHAQSAIWAALEVRKKVKDVRGLESVLVETHEAGYTILGKGREKWAPGTKETADHSLPFIVGMALLRGKVDNSTYSARNLKDPANIAFLEKIRVVEDPGLTAKYPDRGMPNRIRVREAGGKEAKAQVDVPRGHPRNPMSKEDVEAKFLGLCGGHLGKARAKDALRRLWKLEEEKDMGEVLGLLRVKKRSNA
- a CDS encoding acyl-CoA dehydrogenase family protein, which translates into the protein MRTIKSLPKSEHPKSLILAIYSAEHRRLMEIFYPDGHEGYSEVLSALGEFMEKEILPVSPKLDSGVISIKGPRKALFDQGMCQIPFPAEYGGLGLPFSVYANAIELLGTADASVALSVEIHNAVAEGLHRFGSDSQRKKYLARIISGKSLASFTLTEPASGSDAGTMATTAERKGGEYVINGSKMFITNAGEA
- a CDS encoding LLM class flavin-dependent oxidoreductase; translation: MRIALGFNPVLGMAEAALLASNAEKLGFDSIWMHESLFQRDVVTYLSAMAAATTRLRLGSGVINTFTRHPVTAATTFATLSELSGGRVTLGIGLGSFPTIPLIGHQIFPVEKTKPMRRIKEYVQVVKMVWEGKKVDFEGEFFQVHNLTLGFKVASEVPIFIASLSPKTQAFAATVADGVILSPALNSAWGTERMVGNVKRGEAKRGKSVERASYMLTSLDPDPRKATQAVRDYYFFLYQLSEVVRPEVLAPYGVTEDQVKPMKEAWKRGDLPEAKRLIPDQAIESLTITGNGDHASERLEDYAKAGVTLPIAMPIGNVEYAMGELARARD
- a CDS encoding prenyltransferase, translating into MDPKTAFLSTRPWSFTMTFSSVTMGTLLAALAGHFTPLLYVLTLGGMVAFHAATNVLNDFFDVRHGVDREGTGTTKYRVHPAAFGQTPLTTILGFSLGLYALTLLAGLYLASVSNLSILMVLGAGIVGSVFYTADPVVLKARALGEVTVFAMWGLLIPLGSYVVQTGAYSWAPVLAALPIGILVALVLLANNIRDIAYDGSMKNRTLAVVLGAPTAAKVYAALLGLTYLLVVAGIVAQTLSVWSFVVFLTAPAARRLVRMFDGPIPDNADPRTAALAFQFALLYMGSLLLSIFLQVKLPI